Genomic segment of Bemisia tabaci chromosome 9, PGI_BMITA_v3:
GTCGGTAtagtctagagtccctttacactgcactaaaaaaaaactctcggcgtttttaccaagggccgttggtacctttaccatctcacttttttaccaattattggtaccaattattaattttaccaagacggactggtaagcttacttaaaaaccggtatttttgatattattttcaggtaggaatacaacttttattggtaatcaattctcggtaactttgccattttatctcggtaattctaccacagtcgataaaaaaaattggcgtttttaccggggtccagtaaaattaccgagaaagtcaataattttaccgagatttttcggtaaaattaccaatttcataaatggtaattttaccaagaaaaaactgggatcaaatagaaccctgaattcttggtaattttacccttttcttagtaaatacaccgatattttttttttcagtgtgagtgtAAAGACATTACGAATTCATTTCTGATCTGTTCCATTATTTTAGGCCGCCACAGTGTCACagacgggaataaatattacattttcactaTTTTGGCATGGACTTTTAGTGGCAAGAAATATAACATTGgcatttaaagtaattttataCAAAGGGACTTAGGGGTGTGCTCTGTGCTATGCTATGTATCATTAGGTAAGAGATTTCTGatttcatatcgatggctaaagcgagacaccacgtatctccatgcGGTGTTTCAGTATCTTAGCTCCTATATATTTTTCTAAGGGGAACCAGTCAACTTCATTGCTTGAAGTTTAAACAGAATATTGAATCTTGAACCCGCcttttgcttcaaaaatcaACTCGCGACGCTGAGAAAAGAtagttttgacaaaaattcaGCCATcagacaacagaattgcaaatGTTACATTTCAcgataaaattgattttgagaAGAAAGTGCAAAAAAATGGTGCATATTTAAATCGATGATGTGTTTTTATCCTCCAGCAGTGTTAAAGCCTCTTGCCTTCAGCCCGAAGAGAAGCTATTGTTGAacttacaagactgcaagagGAATATTGTGAAAGGCATCATTGAAAATGGTAAAGCTAGTGAAATAGACGATATTCTTCCTCACACAAATCCTGAAATCTACTTCATTTTatgtgagtatttttaaaatcaaatgcaTGTACACTCAGTAAATAGTAGGAAACACGAGTGTTAATTTGTATCTACTTCTCTCTCGTGAGAAAAAAAGGTTAGATTCCTACTCGTTTCgtcgtttctttttttaattttttttttttttaagaaaaaagaaaacaactaCAGCAAAGTGAGTAggcatcaaattttaaatgaagaaagtaTGCCACCATAAATGCTCAAAAATTACTTCTGTTTTAACCCTTGCGATAAGGACCACAAAACGGATAATTCTAAAACAGATTTTTGTATGAGTTTTTCATCGTCTAATATTGTGGTGTATCAACATCTTAGACTTAAAGGGTCTCTTCAAAAATGTGTATGGATTAGGGTATGAGGAAGCCTAAAAGATATTCTAATATGTCCTTTGATTTAGGATATTTCTGTTCGACGTTCCTTCAGTTTTTAAAGTTATTCGTATAAAATTTTATgttatagaaattttgaaaaactaaaattcttaggctataattttcagattttaatcCAAATTATGAGAGTTTGCGCTTGACTGTCTTGGCATACTTGTCAAGGTTTCTCTCTCTTAATACATTGTACCTAATGGTATCTTAAAACTGAAGATGTGGTTTTTCACTGGGTTACCGACAGATTATTCTTTAAGTgccaaaaaaaaccggaatgTATTATTTTTGGAATTCTAGATTAATAATCCGGACCCGACTTTCTCCCCGATTAGGTATTTAAGTACCTTCATTGGTCAATCATTCAATTCAAAATAGCGGCAATTTCTTTAGGTTCAACATTGGAAGACTCGATGACATTGATGAAGAGCTTGGCACAGCGCAACATCAAACAATTCGCGATTGCGTCGCTGGATTCACCTCCTCACGAAGATGCGTTGAAAGCCTTGCAAATTTGTGCGAAAGAACATGATGTCTCAGTCTCAGTAATGTCGGGAGTCAACAGCCTTTCCCGAAAAGACGCTAAAGCTCTGATGAGACGAGTATCGAAGATTGGAATGATTAAAGCTGCTTTTGTAGTTTCATCGGTGAGTCAAATGCTGAGTTCATCCGAGCAAAAACATTTGCGAGAGTGAAAAGAAGACATTTTGCTTCTATTAAATGGTTCAAGTATCACGATGTGCGGATTGGGAAAGCCTGAAATATGCTCCTAACCTTACAATCTGCCCAAGAAATATGCGTTCTTTTAAgctccccgcttcaaaaacgatctgtcggcacaggtgaacatgcCATAAGAGGAGTCGTTACATTCTACCCATGCGCTTCAGGATGCTGTGCAATATTCAAGATGGCCGacccgccaaaacacacgtgacgGGATGGAATGTTATCAATCGGAGTGTTAACAATTACATTTTCATTACATTGATAAAGACCAAGTTGCtcctcacgatttgcgcaaGGAAGCGTCAGTCATGTTAAATATTGAGAAACATTCTAGTGCGCAAGGGTCGGTTGGAATgacctcttacgaaatgttcatctTTGTCATAGTAccatttttgaagcgggaagctaaagAAAACCCGCAAATTTTTGcggattgtgaagttaagaatGTATTTCAGATTTTCCCGATGCATTCACCGTGAACTCTGAGCCATTTTATTTAAGAGacaactctttttttttgctctagcCGAAGtttcggtttcaggacatttcgttgacgattttttttccgCGCAACTGTTTCATCCAGtggtttacgtccacgcgtaaaataagcaacagtaaCTTGGcctatgatttattttttagtccATATGTagaattatattgacaatatggaaatgagaaaatcgagagagaaggaggtgttcttatggtaactcattttttaaatgaaatgtcaCTCTcctcttttgattcattttttcaaattttcattggtgaatgtttggttttagcccatttgtacacttttgagcgtttagttgtgCGTCCatcacgctgcagcacagtaaaagcacaaaatataaaagaaaaattaaagtgctttgaaaatcgtTAGATTTGACACGGAACCGCCTCAATATTTACAAGACACACAATATAGTTTCCTTtaataaacttttttatttatttattttttttatttttttttatcagtttaaatgagaataatccgtgcagagtgtgcaaaaatttcaaaaacatgagttgaaaaacgctgactccgcgagtttagatattagagcccaacacagagcggagcggcgcgcactggcacctacaaacctaaggggatacttcacgcattgcgcaatgcttgaagtatccacttaggtttgaagacgccaatgcgcgtttagtGCTGgccgcgcggcgcgcggcaCCTCAAGCAACTATCCGAGTATTTCACAACAGGCattttttaagagtatggagctttcctcgcataataaatcaaaataccaTGGCGCAAAATGAGAGCGTCAGTCCAAAAACTCTTTAAGTTccagcatccgtatttaataaaatttagcatatttttttaatttcatcggagaaaaaagtaactcgaattataggcagaaacattcttgagaatgccgtcaagaagattttactTTGTATCAAGAAtgaaatagctgaatgaaagcgggtttctgcttgatgtacgtgatatttctttttataaaagcatCTTTCCTTCTTTAAACGAGCgctattttctttattgattcataaggGAATCTTCTAGGCGTACCTCGGTCTGCGACGTTCCAGACCTCTagacatactttatttttggattggaaaaatactgaatctcaatattcttaaaaacttccatgattaTTTTCTGtgtgcgaaggaaattctgcgaaaactgtAATAAAtcatgttgatttgttctccctcAAAAGAAGACGATGAGATCGAGGACTTTAAGACATCGCAAAAGAGATACGTgcggtttgagagtttcaccgCTGATATGCTCATTCTCAACTTGAGTAAAaagtagaaataaaaaattaaaaatttaaacaccAAACTGAGCATGCAACTAAGAATTAGCGTGAACTGTAGAATGGAAGAAGTAGTGAAAACTGAAAACTGGAATATGCTCGTGGTGCCTCTCTGTCCATCTGTATTTTCCAGTTTGCACTGATATTCAACTCATGTTTGCTCATTTacctgttttaattttttatttccacATTTTGTTACAGCAAAAAATGAGTATGTACTTGGTTTAAAAAATCCCATGTTTTACTCTAATTCTTAACCTCGTTACAGCCATTTTTAAGCgtatttttcttgtgtttcTTTGTTGAATTGAGCTTATTTCTGCCGAGcaagggaaaaacgccgcatgaacattcgagagttgccaaatcttctccaataaaatgttcatttttgataaGAGTTACGAATATGActtattaaaattttccgatgatTTAGAATTGACCAGGAAtcaaattctctggaaaattcgaGGGAAAAACATCCCTCGGTTTCcggaaaataatgttttatctaatgcaatttggcaacgtctgaagtcgcatacgacgttcttccatagcacggcagcatcAAGTCGTGTTGTTCTTACCACTTCAAAGTTAAACTACCTCTACAGTAAGTGATAAAATATCGTTGAGTTTTTCATGTTGAATTTTACAACTTTCATCCGCAGGAAAACAATATTAAATTTGTGAAGGACATCATAGAGATAGTAATAAGTGCGAGTCCTGCAGTTCCTATCATTAACATACACGATAGACAATGTCCGATGGTTCAAAATGTGATATCGGTGATCCGTGATGGCAATGTCGACCCGACTGAAGTCCTTAACCATGCACTTTTGAATACAAACAGGCAAGCCGTATACTTCGTGTCCAAAAAAAGTATCAAGAACGATCAAAATACTTCTGGTTTGTACATTGTATTATTTCGGCGAGAGTGCTGTGTTGATAAATCACATCTGAACATATTTTGCTAGAGTGAAgattaattaaatcaaaaggagcaaTTAGGCTTACAAATCTTGCGTACATATTTCATTTTgagaagatggagaaatggtggtgggtccacaccattttgcggggaaatcaaagccaagaagttccaaaaattatagttagagtaaaaagtaaagtatgataataaataataatttataataatttatttttgactctgattatagtttttggaacttcttggctttaatttcctcgcgaaatggcgtggacccagcaccatttctccaccttgttaaatacagtattcgggccaattcttagtgtttttttctcgttcATTTAGAGTCAAGTCATTCGTcgcttagtttttttttaccttgaacACGTGCATCTAAATTCTAAAGAAATCCTGATAGCAAGGCAACATTTGGTGGGAAATTTGACATAAGAATGGaatgtaaataaaatatttaaaatattctCAATCGACTAATTAAATCAAGAAAGGCAAACAAGGGTGACCAAAATCTGTTGATTGGTCAGCGACGGGTATAATGTTAGAAAGTTCTAATTTTAGACACCCACGTTTCATTATTATCTTGTAATCTCCAAAAAGATAGGATCCTATTCCGGCTTAATATTTTATCCTCTCTTCATCAAGAGGAATACCGTTACACGTTCTACtaattctctttctcttttttctcttctttttctaatttttttttaaaaaaaataaaaatcaggttGAACTGAAGAGGAAACCTCGTATTTGTTAGAAAATCATTTTTGCGGTGCTTGCCTCATCTTCTGCatattctctgattttttttgtatagaaagtcgagaattttttaaaagtgatttATATGCAttacagatttaaaaaaaaaaaaaaaaaaaaaaaaaaaaaaaaaaaaaatcattatttggCCAAGTTTGGTCAAGGGGAACTCTCTtgaaatcgttcaaaattaatttgtctTAGCATTTAAGTTGCAGCAGAACCCCATGAAAGCCTATCATCGCCTTAAAGTCTACTTAAAGTcaacacgcaattttttttgctttatatACATCAGGTAGCCACGAGGCTAATCAAATTAAAGACCTCTTGCCCTCATCAGTGGAGGAATTGGAGGAGATTGGACTACTGTTGACCACGAGGGACTCCGAATGTGACATTTCGACTCGTGCTAGATTTATACCGACCGCCTCTCTAGCACCACCTATGATCGCTCTTCACCAAGACATCCGACCTTTGTTCATCATTCCGGCATTCTGCGAGACACAAATGAGATCTCTCATCTCAAGGCTGATGTATCCTTGTTTTGTTGCACACATTCATTCCGATGCAAAGTCCATTGATCAAGTAGCTTCAAATCTCTTAGAGGTAAAAAGAAGCGATAAATCATTGTGTAAATAAGGGGcatggaagacaaggcgcatgagtgtagtttttgaaaaaattgagatgattAATAATtacaagtaaaactagtcttaatacaTACTCCGTGAAAAAGTTGCTCCGaactccaattttaaagcatcaaaaagtcagtttaaacatTCTTTCCGCCACAAGCATCCGTGTGATTGTGGAaattcaaacatgtatttctcgaaatagcaaaaactgcacctatgcgccttgtcctccaagccccctaAATGTTCCAGTAAAGATAGATACAGTATACATGTTTCCTTCTATCCCATCTCGAGAGAAGTTAGCGTTTACAATGAGCCGTTAACTGAGAAGTCTCTttggaaaagaagaaggagaaaaaaccaAATCTCTTCAGGTCAAATTATGTACATCGGAAACTGTCAAGTTAAAGGAATTTCAACTTTAAGGAGAAACTTAGAAATGGAAGTTGCGTTAGTGGGAAAATCTTTAGGAGGCGTTTCAATAAGTGTTTTGCGACTATACTTCACTATTGATCTCCACCACagatttttggaggaaatcagaTATTCACGAGATACGGGGCTTTTTATTTTCGTGACGAAACATCGTATGGGCTTATGAACTCTCCCACGAATGTGAGGCGAAGATCAACAGCAAAAAAGTCTTtccggattcagaaaaaatgcCATTGAGTGGCGCAACACTCCACTCTGTGGAAACAATCTCAGACATTCGATATGTGGCGTACAGCCGCATTATTTAGAGCAAATCAGCGTTGCATAAATGATTTATACTTGGAGGGTTTCTTGGCGAATGCTGATTTTACTGTTGCAAAAGTCACATCATGTATCAGATAAAAAAGAGGGAGATTCGTAAAAGCTGACTCAGTTAATTTGCCAAACTTGTGGATTGGCGAGTTAAATTCATCCCGAGTACCGAGTAAATTCattcaagttttaattttattcattttcttcttcccaGGTAAAAGCTACACATTTCCTGATTCTAAATTAGACCATTGTCGTCAATAATTGCTTGTTTATCTgagttaaagttttaaaaagttaatgtttttaaaagaattttcagTGAGTTgcgttaaaagttattttttcccacaaaacTTCGAGTTGCgttattttttacaaagaagACGGACCATTGGCAGTTCATCTACCATCTGATGTAGTACAATGCTGATGTAATCGTAGCATTTAtcgtgatgcaactattcgtgatcAGAGGATGTCTTTGTTGCATAGTTGaaacattgaaggcgtttgGACTTTCTCTCTACCCTGTGAGACCTGTGCCTTCACAAGTGCAGTCGCAGGAGACTTGCGACCACCTTTGATGGAATAACGAATGGCACTTCTAAGGGTGGAACTAGGGGCGATGGGCGATGgggcgtggtgtgaattgcaatgtatcgattgtttgccatttaaaactatggtaaagaatcgattatgaaggtgttcgctgcgaacaccctgtttatcggtccttttcaattgctttaaatggcataacaatcgatacatcgcaattcacgtcacgcTTTGACGTGGCTCTTTCATAATATCTACCTCGTCCCCTTAATTTCGAAAATCCAGAGAGTAGCTCAACCCGTCTCTCAGTTACAATctaattttataatttctctttttcgaacttcgaattttttatggttttagTCGATGCTTCGAATTCAAAAGAATGGCCCATACTCGATCGTAGCCGAAACTTGGAGCGGTGGGCTTGCAATGGCGCTTTCAAGGCTGCTTGCGGAGGCAGGACATGACGCAACTTTATTCCTGCTACAGGGAGTCCCAGACAAATTGAAACATCTACTCCCTCCTCAAGAATCTGTCAGCAAGTTGTTGATCAACGCACTTTTCGCGGTTCGtcgatacaaaattattttcgatCCTTCGATATCAACCAAGAATTTTACGGAAACACCCCCCTCCCAGCACCCCTCCTAAGGGACGCGTTTTTACGCTGAATATGCATGtaaataaaacatatatttacAGCGGATTCATATTATTCAACTTGAAACAGAGTATTTTCAGTGAAATGGATCAAGTTTAGGGGCAAGTCATATAGAAAACACCACTGCTaaactgacgtgctaaggacaaacgccgtatgaaccttcaggcgttgccaaattttctttgataaaacacgcattccttggtaaaatttatagatatttttcttccaatttttcagagaattttgttagtATTGAGATCTAaacttcctaaaaatttcaaggaaaaatattcatgatctCCCTCAACAATAAacaatttattgaaagaaatatggcaacgctcgaatgctcatccggtgttcttcctcagcgagGCAGTAAAACGCACTGTCGTATGTTTGATGATTGGATCACCTTAGCCTGTTGGTCCATTTACTCACACATCGAGTTACTATTTTGACTTCTTGAGATCAAGTTGCATATCAAATGAAATGAAGGGGTTTAAACGGATCGGTGGATCCCCCATCGATCTATCAGGTTATGATATTGCATGGCACgtttgcaaaaaatgaaaaataaaaaaatcatgatatACGTAACCATGTATGCAAATAAGTACTAAGTAATTATTAAGGCAAAGGAAATTGGCAGTATGTTGTATTGCTATTTCATGACAGAGTTATTATGAAAGAGTTCATATCAGAGAATCAATTATAGATTTGAACCTCGGTTTATTCAGTCGTGACCTACCAATTCAACTTCTCCTCTTtggattttctgcaaatttcagagaGAGTTTGGACGAAAACTGATGCCATCAATCTGTTCTCGCAACATTATACTTACACGGTTGGATTGCGAATGTcttgcaaaatctccattattgtttttttcttcttttttcttatttcccttttttcttatttccccTTTTTTACAACGCCTTTTTTTGTGTATATTTTGTGTATATAGAAATTCAAAGTCGGTGATACAATTCAAAACGCAATCAACCAGCTCTCTCGCGGTCATGATAAATCGCACATAGAAAGGGCAGTCAACTCTGTTCTACAAAACCTGGAATTTTTGCGAAGCTATGATTCTGAAGTGAAGTTGCAGCATTCGTTAGTGCTGTTTGAATTGGGACGGCAAAGTCGACTTACCGCAAACGATATCAACCGGGTAAGTTCTTGAGTTGTTCatgtaaatttacattttaaggcTGCGATTCGCTGCTGGAATTCTTACCTACTGGTTTTTACCGAATCTTCAATAAGTTGAGCGCTATCCATGATATCGCAAATGCGTAAACAATACCCGattactttaaaaattcagcacGATTTTAAATCAACGAAGCGGACCAAATAGACACTATTTGTTTTGTTATCGTCTTGTTCAGTGAATGatgaaaattcaagttttttactcaaatttatttgaaaagtctgaaaacatAATTTCATGTATTCTTTCAGTACTCTGTATCACGTTTTTTGGTTGATTAGCTGCTGGAATGTCCTACTGATTTTTACAGAATCTTTAACAGTTGAGCGCTATCCATGATATCGCAAATACGTAAATCATACCAAATCACTTTAAAAATTCAGCGCGATTTTAAATCAACGAAGCGGACCAAATATACACCGTTTTGCTATCGTCTCGTTTTATGAGTgatgaaaatttaagtttttcactCAAATTTGATTGCAAAGTCTGGAAACATAATTTCACATATCCTTTCAGTACTCTGCAACACACTTTTTGTGTAAATTGCAGAGGTGTGAATTGCTAAAGTTGCTAAGGAAGGGAGAAGGGAGCTTGGAAGGGGTTCCCTAAATAGATGTGGACCTTAaattttttggccatttcaaacTTCAACCAATCAGCCGCTCCTCAACTTTAtgctaaaatgttttttaatgCTCTTTCCAAGGAAAGGCTCTTTCCAGGATGTAACAAAGGAGGGATTGCTGTTTGAAAAAAGGTTAGGCTCTGTGTCTTTTTTCAGGGACGCTGTGCAGAATTCAAGGGGCTAAAAAGTAACTCCCGTTGACCTTGACAGTGCTCaattagtaaaattttatcGAGGTGATGGTgccggatttttttatcacacTGTACAGTGTATATTCATGGCTAAAGTATGCAAATCTCCACTGCAAATTGCAACGCTTAAGTCTCCGgcaatgctttattttttaaacggaaaaatgataaaaatattcttacagaattttcttagaACATGCTTGGATAAGTGCAGACAACCGTattccaagaaaaattgttgattgatCTTACGCTAATCAATTAAAACATTACGAAGATTTGCGGCGGTTGCAATCGGAGATAGACATTTTTAACTTATAGCCAAATTAAATGAAAGAATGTTCTGACtactcattttattttctcttttcctgaAAGATATCGGACAAAGCAGCGCAGCTCATCAAATCAGATCGAAAAATCCACAAGGAAATGTTAACGGATCCAGTTGTTCTGTCAACGATCAACGCTGAGGCTCCGTTTTCCTGGGATTCTTATTGATTCGTCTTGAAGGAGCGCATACTCCGTGACTAAAATTGATCTCATCCGAGTGCagtgtaccttaaaatttttgagataaataatggagatgttgcatgtgtgagaaatttgttATTTGACCATCgtttcatatgtaaaagttcgtgagaaacacgatggtgccactggttttctctgaaatcaactcccaagctcaaaaaaagctctcaagttgaggccaaaatggaggggatattccacgctatcctgagagtccacctctacatcaagacaaactctctatgcaaagatagggagcaaacacattagcagggttgccttgtttgcagttttagagtccccaaataaagtggcagccagctgtcaatgtatttatgctttctatctttgcatggagacttgagagtttgtcttgatgtagacgtggacttttaggatagcgtgggatatcccctccattttggcctcaacttgagagctatttttgagatttggagttgatttcggagaaaaccaatggcaccatcgtgttcctcgcgaacttttacgtatgaatcgatggtcaaatcgcaaattcctcacacatgcaacatctccattaaaccCTCttattagtggcgtggcgtgccttgcgatatatcgattgatccgtcatttaaacctgcggaaaattatcgataatagggtgttcacaacgattctttaccatagcttcaaatgggcgaaatatcgataatcgatcattcacgcctcgccgatGCTCCCTACGCTgactacag
This window contains:
- the LOC140225530 gene encoding uncharacterized protein: MVQNVISVIRDGNVDPTEVLNHALLNTNRQAVYFVSKKSIKNDQNTSGSHEANQIKDLLPSSVEELEEIGLLLTTRDSECDISTRARFIPTASLAPPMIALHQDIRPLFIIPAFCETQMRSLISRLMYPCFVAHIHSDAKSIDQVASNLLESMLRIQKNGPYSIVAETWSGGLAMALSRLLAEAGHDATLFLLQGVPDKLKHLLPPQESVSKLLINALFAKFKVGDTIQNAINQLSRGHDKSHIERAVNSVLQNLEFLRSYDSEVKLQHSLVLFELGRQSRLTANDINRISDKAAQLIKSDRKIHKEMLTDPVVLSTINAEAPFSWDSY